A region from the Silene latifolia isolate original U9 population chromosome 7, ASM4854445v1, whole genome shotgun sequence genome encodes:
- the LOC141589954 gene encoding protein FAR1-RELATED SEQUENCE 5-like — protein MTFSPPYSPSSSGTDKEMTTIKEEEDKAEESPLLSNSSSSNSPSVMSPASPSLADISTSRWMKVEISMNPARLFITESSIVNPVLSTPIALQQHNVQPNNQLVLSHTPNGSERLIRVVESKFRPKIGTVFSSLEAGIEFYGVYARACGFTPRKYTAKKLRGGIAHQKLIVCNRQGFRGNKQKLRSIPVDEHNNGDCSSTVETVKRRVKITRVGCRAYVRFTLLNRLEGPTMIDDFSESHNHHLTSVSNRDLEKISRCLDMFHKQLILDNFKLNIGAAKTFRQVKELVHGYENIGATLMDFKNFQRDIKCYIGERDADLFLDRLEKLKATQPQFYFAYDVDASNFLTKVIWADSTSIRNYSFFRDDVSFDPTYDTNKYDMVFTPFTGVNHHRKSVFSAACLLSHEDELSFKWAFQHFLSAMGQKEPQFLIMDQCPGIKKAFPSVFKQARHRYCMWHITQKITDKVGSALFKDTDFFNRFNAVVWDSVLEPFEFEDKWQQLISDFQLEDNDWLSTMFTDRKHWIPAYHRDLPMGCILRTTQQSESANSFFKRYENHFGTLVEFWMRCDDDDSDHSLPNLDTNIHLEKHGAIVYTHAVFKMFQEEGKAAISCGVADFDKEDNLRIIFVEDAESNRTLKVTFNLSTTDAECACKLFEKIGLLCRHIVWVYKGKGIRQIPRKYILDRWAKNSYATNRLDPNGNVIEDSNMAQSDNSLVCKLWAEFSTTVGVLKTLPPAHMDELASLLVEFREKLSVIPLTKDQEMEMLLG, from the exons ATGACGTTCTCTCCACCATACTCGCCGTCCTCATCTGGTACTGATAAGGAGATGACGACGATAAAGGAAGAGGAGGATAAAGCGGAAGAATCTCCATTGTTGTCGAACAGCTCGAGCTCGAACTCTCCGTCGGTGATGTCGCCTGCTTCGCCGTCGTTAGCGGACATATCGACTTCGAGGTGGATGAAGGTGGAGATTTCAATGAA TCCCGCTCGTCTATTCATTACAGAGTCCAGTATTGTCAATCCAGTCCTTTCTACGCCCATCGCACTACAACAGCACAATGTTCAACCAAATAATCAGCTTGTTTTGTCTCATACACCTAATGGAAGCGAGAGGTTGATTCGTGTAGTTGAGAGCAAGTTCAGACCTAAAATTGGTACAGTTTTCAGCTCACTTGAGGCAGGAATTGAATTCTACGGGGTTTACGCACGCGCATGTGGTTTTACTCCCAGGAAGTACACTGCCAAAAAACTTCGAGGTGGCATAGCACACCAAAAATTAATAGTCTGCAATCGTCAAGGGTTTAGGGGAAATAAACAGAAACTCCGTTCCATTCCTGTCGATGAGCATAATAATGGTGACTGCTCTTCCACAGTTGAAACAGTTAAAAGGCGCGTTAAAATCACAAGAGTTGGCTGCAGAGCTTATGTTAGATTTACCCTTCTTAATAGGCTTGAGGGACCTACTATGATTGACGACTTTTCTGAGTCTCATAACCATCATCTCACCTCTGTTTCTAATCGAGATCTCGAAAAGATTTCGAGATGCCTTGACATGTTTCACAAACAGCTTATATTGGACAATTTCAAGTTGAACATCGGGGCTGCGAAGACTTTCAGACAGGTTAAGGAGCTTGTACATGGGTATGAAAATATAGGTGCTACATTAATGGACTTTAAAAACTTTCAAAGAGATATCAAGTGTTATATAGGGGAAAGAGACGCTGACCTTTTCCTTGATCGTCTTGAAAAGCTCAAAGCCACCCAACCCCAGTTTTACTTTGCCTATGATGTTGACGCATCTAACTTTCTCACGAAGGTTATTTGGGCTGATTCCACATCAATTAGAAATTACTCATTCTTCAGGGATGATGTCAGCTTTGACCCCACCTATGACACaaacaagtatgatatggtttttacaccattcaCAGGTGTCAATCACCACAGAAAGTCGGTTTTTTCCGCTGCTTGTTTATTGTCACACGAAGACGAACTGTCCTTCAAATGGGCCTTTCAGCATTTCTTGTCTGCTATGGGTCAGAAGGAGCCCCAATTCCTTATCATGGATCAATGCCCTGGTATAAAAAAGGCCTTCCCCTCTGTCTTCAAGCAAGCTCGACATCgttattgcatgtggcatataacgcAAAAGATCACAGATAAAGTGGGTTCAGCACTTTTCAAAGACACTGACTTCTTTAATCGGTTCAACGCTGTCGTCTGGGACTCTGTTTTGGAACCGTTTGAGTTTGAAGACAAGTGGCAACAACTTATTTCAGATTTTCAACTGGAAGATAATGACTGGTTATCTACAATGTTCACTGACCGAAAGCATTGGATTCCTGCCTATCATCGTGACCTTCCCATGGGCTGCATATTAAGAACAACACAGCAATCAGAGAGTGCAAATTCTTTTTTCAAGCGGTATGAGAATCACTTTGGTACACTTGTCGAATTTTGGATGAG GTGCGATGATGATGACAGCGACCACTCATTACCTAACCTAGACACAAACATACATTTAGAAAAACATGGTGCTATTGTATACACACATGCTGTGTTTAAGATGTTCCAAGAGGAAGGAAAGGCTGCTATATCATGTGGTGTCGCTGACTTTGACAAGGAAGACAATCTGCGGATAATTTTTGTGGAAGATGCTGAATCAAACAGAACTTTGAAGGTGACATTCAACCTTTCAACCACGGATGCAGAATGTGCTTGCAAACTCTTCGAAAAAATAGGGTTACTTTGCAGACATATTGTGTGGGTGTACAAGGGCAAAGGAATTCGGCAAATACCAAGAAAGTACATTTTAGATCGTTGGGCCAAAAACTCTTACGCAACTAACAG GCTTGATCCCAATGGGAATGTCATCGAGGATTCAAATATGGCTCAGTCTGACAACAGCCTTGTGTGCAAGCTATGGGCAGAGTTCAGTACAACAGTTGGAGTTCTCAAAACTTTACCTCCGGCTCACATGGACGAATTAGCATCCCTCCTAGTTGAGTTCCGCGAGAAGTTATCTGTTATACCACTTACAAAAGATCAAGAAATGGAGATGCTCTTGGGCTAA